Proteins from one Mesotoga infera genomic window:
- a CDS encoding ABC transporter substrate-binding protein: protein MRRILSLLIIFLAALSVFSTERIVVAVMQDPDFLDPHRAAASGTYEMMFNVFEGLLKPDSKGNVIPAIAESYSISPDGLVYTFKLREGVKFHNGKEVTMNDVLYSLNRLKGSGEVRGLSSDFEKFVSKIEAIGDRTVEITLNTLNTDFLDKFINAIIPADNPDHERNPIGTGPFKFVAYQPGQRVVIAKFNEYWNPDLPLVDEVEFRIIPDNQAALMSFMAGEVQMLPRLDAIQADILMDRYNLISAEQNMVQLMAMNLAREPFDDLKVRKAINLAIDKEEIIEIVANGYGTALGSNMSPIMERYYQEGLEDYYKTDVVAAKSLLAQAGYPEGFKTKITVPSNYQFHVDTAQVIVEQLKKVGITAEIELIEWSIWLDRVYTGRDYEMTIVGLTGKLSAYDILKRYLSDYPRNFYNYFNPRYDELVNSAIKQTDIDKKAALFKQAQVLLTEEAVAVYIMDPNFIVALAPNLFGYNVYPLYVQDMSTLYYK, encoded by the coding sequence ATGAGAAGAATTCTTTCACTTTTGATTATCTTTTTGGCCGCCTTAAGCGTGTTCTCGACCGAGAGGATAGTCGTTGCCGTCATGCAGGACCCAGACTTTCTCGATCCTCACAGGGCAGCGGCTTCGGGAACGTACGAGATGATGTTCAACGTTTTTGAAGGTCTCCTGAAACCCGATTCTAAGGGGAACGTGATTCCGGCCATTGCCGAGAGTTACTCCATCTCTCCCGATGGCCTCGTGTACACTTTCAAACTCAGAGAGGGAGTCAAGTTTCACAATGGCAAAGAGGTTACCATGAACGATGTTCTATACTCTTTGAATAGGTTGAAGGGGAGCGGTGAAGTCAGGGGACTTTCTTCGGATTTCGAGAAGTTCGTATCCAAAATCGAAGCCATAGGTGATAGAACCGTTGAGATCACTCTGAACACTCTGAACACAGACTTCCTCGATAAGTTCATAAACGCGATAATTCCCGCAGACAACCCTGATCACGAAAGAAACCCCATAGGGACCGGCCCGTTTAAGTTTGTCGCGTACCAGCCGGGACAGCGGGTGGTAATCGCAAAATTCAACGAGTACTGGAATCCGGATCTTCCACTTGTGGACGAGGTCGAGTTCAGGATAATACCGGACAACCAGGCCGCGCTCATGAGCTTCATGGCCGGGGAGGTCCAGATGCTTCCCAGGCTGGATGCGATACAGGCCGATATTCTGATGGACAGATACAACCTAATAAGTGCCGAACAGAACATGGTGCAGCTTATGGCCATGAACCTCGCAAGAGAGCCCTTTGATGATCTGAAGGTGAGAAAGGCTATAAACCTGGCCATAGACAAGGAAGAGATCATAGAGATAGTCGCCAACGGTTACGGTACGGCGCTAGGTTCCAACATGTCGCCGATAATGGAGAGATACTACCAGGAAGGGCTAGAAGATTACTACAAAACCGATGTCGTCGCGGCCAAATCGCTTCTCGCTCAGGCCGGCTACCCGGAAGGATTCAAGACGAAGATAACTGTCCCCTCCAACTACCAGTTCCATGTCGATACGGCTCAGGTGATCGTCGAGCAACTGAAAAAGGTAGGAATCACGGCCGAAATCGAGTTAATAGAGTGGAGCATATGGCTGGACAGGGTTTACACGGGAAGAGATTATGAAATGACGATAGTGGGGCTCACCGGGAAGCTCAGCGCGTACGATATCTTGAAGAGGTACCTGAGCGACTATCCGAGGAACTTCTACAACTACTTCAACCCCCGGTACGATGAGCTGGTCAACTCAGCCATAAAGCAGACAGATATAGACAAAAAGGCCGCGCTCTTCAAGCAGGCGCAGGTGCTGCTCACAGAGGAGGCCGTCGCCGTATATATAATGGACCCGAACTTCATTGTGGCACTAGCACCGAACCTTTTCGGGTACAACGTCTATCCTCTTTACGTACAGGATATGTCCACACTATACTACAAGTAG
- a CDS encoding OsmC family protein, whose translation MPDANFRVRAISESPARVSVKARSFNMIVDEPPNLGGEDRGANPVEYVLAALAGCLNVVGHIVAGEMGFSIKRLEIDVSGPLNAARLMGKSQDDRAGFKEIKATMKVDSDADEETLERWVKVVEDRCPVSDNLSNETPLSVKVSTINEAVAR comes from the coding sequence ATGCCAGATGCCAATTTTAGAGTAAGAGCGATATCGGAAAGCCCCGCGAGGGTTTCAGTGAAAGCCAGGAGCTTTAACATGATAGTGGACGAACCGCCAAACCTGGGTGGGGAGGACAGGGGAGCCAACCCTGTAGAGTACGTACTGGCCGCCCTGGCCGGCTGTCTCAACGTGGTAGGTCATATAGTGGCTGGAGAGATGGGCTTTTCTATAAAGAGACTCGAGATAGATGTCTCCGGTCCGCTGAATGCGGCCAGGCTTATGGGTAAATCCCAGGACGACAGAGCCGGATTCAAAGAGATAAAGGCTACCATGAAAGTCGATAGCGACGCCGACGAAGAAACCCTGGAGAGATGGGTAAAAGTGGTCGAAGATCGCTGTCCTGTATCCGACAACCTTTCGAACGAGACTCCACTCAGCGTAAAAGTCTCGACCATTAACGAAGCGGTGGCCAGATAG